Genomic window (Oryza sativa Japonica Group chromosome 3, ASM3414082v1):
AGTCTGTCGTGCATGAATAGCTGAACATTGTTTTACGTCTTCCGTTGGGATTTTATTTATTAACTACTGAGATTAGTGACACATTGATATCCTAAGTCTTACCCGGTAGCAAAGTGTGGCTAGCAAGCAAACAACCTCTCAGTTATACTTTTGGTTCAATCTTCTCGCAATCTCTTTGATTCACACTGTACTACAGTACGCTTGACACTCCAGTAAAGTACATGTACAGAAATATTGGAGCATGGAGCACCAGCCACCAGGTGCTCTTCTTTGTATGATCTGAAGGACACTAAACAAGTTCTTTTAATCTGAAATACTAATCCTTATGTTTCAGACAGACCACGGTCATGTACTCATGTGTAAGAGTCTCTTGGCAGGAGGCCAGGAGCAATGGTAGCGATCCATTTCTAAGTGGGCCGAACGCATGCGATTAGGGTCTATTGGCCCAAAAAAGCCCAACTCAGAGGCCCATTACGGTTAGGGTCAGGTTTCCCAACTCGGCCCAATTATCAAACCGAGGTAGGAACTGGAAATCGGAATTCGGAAGCATACGCCGATTCATAGTTCGCTTCGGATTACATCTCCGACTCCGTAATGGAGAGGAAGAACAGAACACGTCATATAGATATAGGGTCGCACCATTACGCTCTCCTCTCCCCACCTCTTCGGTCTTCGCGTGTTCTCGTGATCTCGTCCAGTGCCACCGTTCGAGCGATTCAGCAAAccagagcgcgcgcgcgcattCGCATTGTCGCATCCATGGACGGCCTCCGTCTTCCCGTCGTCCCGGCAATCCGCGTCGGCAGCCAgctgcacctcgccgccgcctacaCGGCGCCCGGTGCCGGCCGACGCGGCTCATCCGGCGCCGcagggccgccgccggcgctgatGGCCGACGTGAGGGTCGTCGTCAGGAGGCACTTCCCCGTCGGCCCGAACCCCACGaagggcgccggcggcgccgtgatCGTCCGGAAGGTGGCCGAGGACATCGCCGTCCGGAGGCAGCCGTCGCGCGGGCTACGGAGCCCGGAGAGCGTGGAGCGTGTCCTCGCCGAGCGCGTCCTCCCGCTCGTCGGGCACCCGTTCGACCGCCGCGCCGTGGCCGTGGCGAGCAAGCAGATATGCGCGTACGTGTCCGCCGCGTGCGCCGACCCCCGCGTCGCCCACGGCGGCGTGCGGGTGCTCGTCCTGCTCGACACCTTCGCGTGCGGGACGTTGTTccaccccgcgccgccgcgcaagCAGTGCTCCGGCGACGCCAGCTCTCTCGAGGTCGGCGCCGTCGTGAGGACCTGTCCGTGCATGGAGATCGTTGGCCCGGGGAGCAAGAAGGATCCGCAGCTCGCGTGTCCGTGCATGGACATTGGGGCGAGAATGCCGAGCAAGAAGCCGAGGTCAGTCGGCGTCATCGgagacggccggccggcgaaaGACGGCGGCGAAGATCGGCTGAAAGGTTGGCTGCCGTGGTAATTAGGATCTCGAGCTACACGGAGGACGCGGAGGGTTATCAGTTCTTCTTCAGGATCTAAGTACGCCGATAGATGAACAACACCGTGTCTCTGTACATGTTCGTGTCTGTATTTATGTTCAAGGAAGAACTTGAAAGTTGTAGATTTTCATTGATCTCTTATATGCAAGAAACTTGCATTGGTCGCGGGAAACACCAGTTTTCTCGGTCGCAGGTGTTGTAAGTATAATTCGAGTCGAAAGATGTACTAACTCGTAAGATCATCGAGTCGAGTAATTCAATGTTTGGTCTTAAATTCCAATGATGCATGCGTCCCTTACACTACTTACACACAGTTATAGTGCATCAAAATTAGATTTTAGAATAgtttttttctctatatttgAGAtttttatatgcttattttttttattttcatttaaatGGGCCATATACATCTccactattataaaagtttaagatgtttttgcctcAAATTTTCGTACGTTGTCTGATTTTTTATCCGTCGTCGCATCGGCATAGTTGCCGCACGCCCGCACGTCGCTCGGAGACGGAGATGTACAGGCGCTGTTGCATCTGACCGAGGAAGGCAGTAAGCGCTCTTGagtcctgatttttttttaccagctGAGCCATCTGTCCATCGCCGTAGGCCTCTTGGGCTCCTTCCTGTCTTGGCTGGTTCTGCTCCTGCCCAgctaaatagttaattattattttttctgttGAATTCTCATCTTTATGTTGGTATAAATAAATGGGATAAGATATTATACATGATTTATGATGAATTTGATAATTTTATCAACTCATGCGTTTTTCATGTACGTTTGTGTTGTGCATCTTTTCACTAAGCCACTTTTAACTGTATTCATTGTTTTTCTTTCGTTGATTCACCAGTTGAATATGTAATATTTGTATTCggggttacgggttaggtataccctttacctttcgatatacgtcacatatcggtatggcatacccacgcgcataCGGATACTCTCTACATACACTAAGGAAATCCTTTACGGAGTTTACGGACGaaaagagtcctactcggacaagactgggtcgtcaATGTATCGTGTAGGGTCTGATGTCTCCGAGTTTTACTTGAAAACCgcttgacctgcgatataaaagggaccccccggggaggacctaagggatcgaatctcagagccaacacaacccccacagcctacgaagtcggagcctgcaggagccaaatcgccggggatctagtcgaaccaactcgactacgatctcgccggatccatcgagttccatcgttccctttgtaacctgtgttttccgtCATAtatcccacatcaactggattagggctattacttatcaaggggcctgaactagtataatcttcgtcttttgtttgctggatgtcgtattacgtagaccCTTGTACCAACATACCCCGATatcctctatatccggtctacgggtatcacccgttgACAGATTCACCAGTTGAATATGTAATATTTGTATTTCTTTacctattatatatatatattatatctctactattataaaaaattgaagttgtttttttgccggtactttggtaAGTCATCCatatatgagtcggtttttaagttcgtttgcttttggaaatgtAGATCTGTATTTGAGTCAAGTTCTAAGTTCGTTctcttttgaaaatacagaaggagtcgtagaaaaaaatatttttaaaaaactcgcattcTAACTTGtgatgatcggactcctaattgtggcttatgattttctagaagaacatatatccaagcgaattctcaaAGTGATTTTCATCTTaattaaaccatataacaataataaaattaaaatagtcttcacccgctgcaacgcacgggcattttttctagttgaTTAAAAATTTAGAAACATCCAAAGCTATAAATCTATCGCAAGATTAATATGtagtaaagaaaagaaaataggaagagaagaagagcaaaaggcaaaaaaaaaaaaaaggcagaagcAGTCAGCGCAGCTAGCTAACGCATGCAGCAACAGAGCCGCCGGCCTTGGGCCTTGGCCCATTCGAGCAGCAGCAACAGTAGATAGCACGCAGCAGCTAGCCACATGCAGGAGtagcgagcagcagcagcagtagttaCTATAGTTAGCTTGCAGCAACTAGCAACGGGCAAGGCAGGAGTAGCAGCCAAGCACAAGATATTAGCTCCGTGTTTAGTTccgaaatattttttctttttcatcacatcaaaattttcctacacacataaacttttaactttttcatcacatcgtttcaatttcaaccaaacttctaattttgacgtaaactaaacatagcctagGTATACGGGGTGGGCAAGCGGAGACTTTTCATCTATCCGCTTATTCCACCTgtaatttttaaaagaaattatacCACTATGTGGAAAATAAATTAGTAAGTAATTAGGTTTTTATGTTAACAGTGGAATTGCTCACATGTATTCCTACAAACTACTCCTGTATATACTACCTCGGTGGTATGGTGGAGTGTTTTGAAAAGAATGTCAGCTCAATGGCTATAATAACATCGGCTTTGAATTTTTTAGGCGAAGCTTGAGTAAAATGAGGTGTGTTACTATTGATGGGCTGTGTAGCCGTCTACACTATTTGTAAAGTACGGAGATCGTTAATATCAGAGTATACACGTGAAAATATATAGGACACATGTACTTTTATATAGGTTTGAGGCCCCTTACTGACATGTAATAACACTATTCCTTTTGACCGAAGCCAGTGTTGCCTTTATATATCAATATCTTACGAGTACAATATTGAGTATGAGTTGATCTAGTCTCCGTCAATCTAATAGCGGAAGCTCGATCAGGTGGTTGATGGATAATTTATATCGGCTTTCTCGAACAGGAACTCAGCAAGATTGGAGGTCGCGCTAAATCCCTTTTATCGGTCTTTGTGGCTTCATATGGTATTTGTCTAGGCTTATGTCAATGTGTTATTGGTTTTGTCTTGATCTGTACTGGCTTGTCTAGATCTATCATTCCATCTAGGCATGTCTTCGTGTATCATTCCCCACTCCTCTTGAGGAGTCTTCTATTTATATCGTCAGATGTCTCCTTGTTCAAATATAACTAGAGAGGTATGATTCGAGTAATATTTGTAGTGTTCGAGTAGGAatctgtttttattttcttatcgCAAATAACTTTCGTATATGAGTAttgattccgtataagactttGATATTATAATGGACCCCGCCAAGTCTTAACAGTATAATCTTATTTATAACTCTGACTGGTACAATCTAGTGTGATTTTCAATAAATTGACTCGCGTTTTCAACGGTTCCTGTGCGCGCGTCACGGTTTCCTTCCACGTCTCGTCGCTTCCCGCAATTTTTTCAGTCATGGCCGGCTCTAACCAAGAGCACGAGGCTGAGTCGTGGCCTCCGGCAATCTACCACCAGATGCCGGCGATCCTTGAGTACCTCGAAGACCAccgtgtcgtcgtcgtctccgccgcgcctGGCTCCGGCAAGTCGTCGGTGCTCCCCCGGTGCCTCGCCGAGAGCGGATACGGCCCGGTGCTCTGCGCGCAGCCCCGCCACCTGGCCGCGTTCGTGGCCATGGCGAAGGTCGGCGAGGAGTGGGATTCGGACATCGAGTTCACGACAACCCGGCAGCTCCTCGACAGGTTCAGCTCCCCGGCGCCGGTCCTCGCCGGGTAcggcgccgtcgtcatcgacgaGGCGCACGACCGCACGCTCGGCACCGACGTCCTCCTCGGGATGGTCAAGGCCGCGCTGGCGACGGGGACGACGATGGGCGGCCGATGCAAGGTGGTGGTCTGCACCGCCGGCGGGCCGGCCGACGGCATGCTCTCCGCCTTCTTCGGCGGCGCGCCGGTCGTCTCGATCCCGCGCGCGGCGCACCAGGTCGAGGTGCGGTACTCGCGAGGGCCCGTGCTCGACATGGCGGCCGCGGTGGCCGACGAGGTGGCGGCCATCCACGCGTCGCAGCCGCCCGGCGACGTGCTTGCGTTCCTGCCGGAGAACGCCGACATCATCGGCGTCCACGCGAGGCTGCTCGGCCTGCCAGTGCCAGGGCTGGCCGTTCGCTACGTCCACGACAACCTCCCGGCGGAGCTCATCGACATCATGCTGATAAACTCGCCGGTGCCCGACGGCCGGAGGAGAGTCGTGCTGGCCACCGACGTGGCCGAGACGGCCGTGCTGGTCCACGGGATCACGTACGTCGTCGACACCGGCCTGGTGTCGGAACAGCCGCCGGTGAGGATCtcaaaggaggcggcggccgcgcgggcgGCGATCGCCGGATTCTCGGGGCCCGGCCGCTGCCACCGGCTCTACCAGCCGGAGGAGTACGATGATCTCGACGAGCACACCATCCCACACATCAGGCAAGATGGCGCGGCCGTCAGGTTCGCGCTCATGGTCAAGCGACATGCCGCTGACGGCATCCCGGGGTTTGAGATTTTTGACCCGGCATTGGAACCGGCAGTGCTGAAGAATGTCTTTGGTCAGCTTGTCAACGGTGGCTACTTGGACAAGCTTGGAAATCTGTCTGAcaagggggagagagaagcaTATGACGAAGACTAGAATATGCAATGCGCCTCTTCCATGTGCAGTGATATTTGTAGCTAAACCGAAGTTAACTCTAGTGAAATTTGATGTAGACCAGTAGAAGGTTTCCAAATGATGCACATTGTATCTGGGGAAAACTTCTATGAATTGAAGAACATTTTTTTGTCAATCATTCATTCAGAAACTATGGTGTATCACTACATAACAAAAATTTCTAAGCTAAAGCTGTCCATTTATACATGACATGGAGAATCCATCTGAAAAGGTCCCAGGTCAGACTGTACGTGATGTTTTGGAAAGAGTTCCTTGCCAGGGGCAGCTCATCTTCAGTGTCACCTCCCTCTCCACAGAGCTTCAGGAACCTAACTATATGTGCTGTTCAGAGTTCATTGCCAAGGCCCAGTTCGTCTTCAATGTCGTCTCCCTCTTCGAAGAGTTTGAGGAATCGTAACTGATCCCgctccctcttcttcttcagccAGTACTTGTAGCCCCCAAATAATGCAATGATAACAAGGACAGAAGAAAGAACACTGACTATTATGATTACAGTAACGGATGACTTTTTAGTTTCCACTTCTGAGCTAGAATCATGGTTTGCAGAATCACCTGGTAGGGAAAAAGGTATCTTAAGCAATGTTTATGATGAACTCAAACCACCAAGATCATTACTAGTATTTTATGATTAATCAATTCtatagaggaaattaaaatCAAAAGGGCATATGACAGAAAAGCAACTGTGGATCTAGCCAGCTCAATGAGTTTATGAATGAAAAATATCTTAGCAAACTAAAACATAGGCATTGGATATGAGCCGTACCCGCAGAGGCAGTGCAATTTGGGCATAGGAAAGTAGCATTGAACTGGCCCTCCTTGAAATGGGtgtattttccttttttgaaATCACTAGAACACAGCTCCCATTCATCATACAAATCATGTTTAAATGTATCCTCTTCGTACAAACCACACCTCTTGCATTTCTTTTCTGGAAGTTCTGTTAAGGGCTGCCAAAAGGAAACTAAGAAATGAAAACAGAAAAGTATAGTTGTGATGCGCATGAGACATGAGAGGAAGCAGCCCTTTTGGTTGACTAACCTGCCATGATTCTTCGCCCTTAAAGGTGTATATATTGTTTGCATCCTTCACGTCAGGCAAATACACCTTGTCCTCACCATTGCAAAGGAAATACACAGTTGGCTTACTCGGGAACCACTCATGAGTAGTAAATATATCAATGCTGTCAAGTGTGACGAGCCTCTGAGAAAAAATCCCTACAAAATTAAGCATCATCAGTGATGAACAAAGAGCTAGTGAGTGTAATAGAAGGCATCTATGGAGTTCAGCTACCCTCTCCAAGTATCAGAAAAGACAACGCAAAAAATAGCAGTTAAAAATGATACTACTATAAATATCCATGACTTTCAGTTTTACCCATCTCCATCTCGTCAGAGATAAGAGACATTAAGGATTATTAAGCCTTTACGGCTTTGAAATGGGCACTTTACCAGTTTACCTTCCATATAGTCCCCAACCCCACAAAAAGAATAACGTATTTCAAACTCGTGTCACACTGGGATCTATTTTAACAAAGGAGAAGTATCGGTTGGCTTTTCTTTCTTTGAGGCTATCCGTCAATGACATAAAACATGGGCATGCAATATATAATTTACTAACTGGAATTGATAAAATCATCAATGACTTGAGGTGCGGAGCATTCAATCTATTGCTCTAATAACCAAACCAGACAATGTTTTACAGAGGGAGAGCACGGTTCTGTTTTGGAACATAGGCAGTAGCCAGCCTTATTTTAAGAAAACAACAAAGCAGGATAAACACAGTACCGATCATTATCTAGGTTCTAGAGAAATAGGCCATATCGTTACATTTTAACTAAACATTTACCTAGCATCGCTGGTTGAGTCCCCTGGACTCATCACAGCAAGTCTGTTTGAATATAACTTGTGAAATGCAGCATATTATATATGCAGAAATCAATTTATAGTGTTATGCCCTACTCCTCAAATCGGGAATCGGGTTCCTCTCACGTGACCCTAGAAATTAGTACACAAATCATTTTCCGTGTAATAATATTAGGTGAGGGATCCAAAATTTGCCCATCCTTTATTAGGACAATATGGCAGGAACAAGAGTAGGAAAGACAATCTGTCCTCCGCTATTATTTGTCAAAGAACATCCCAACACTTAAACTACCTTATGAagtctgagaaaaaaaattccttcAGCTGAACCAATAAATACGCCATAAAACAGACTGTCCAGAGTTCGGCATTGCTTGATTCAACTCGGACCAGGAGAGAGATGTCTGCATCACAGGCATATAACTAAAGACCTTCCCTCTTGTCcatatctcctttttttttggaaatatttAATCAGGAATGTGTACTACTCTGGCTAAGTTTTCCTTTCCAAACATACCTTATATGCTATTCAAATTGCTGATCCTATTTGCTATTAAAATCAATGCGGTGCTATGACCAATCTGATTAAATTCAATTGCTTTGCACACAGGGCTCCATAAATCATCATTTCTACTTTCCCTTCCGGCAACGCCGATTGAACTTGAGAGGCCAATCACATCCAATACCTTACCTTGCAGCCAATTTTCTGGCCATCTACAAATCCATTGCAATtacacaaacttaaaaaaattgctAGCACTTCCCATCGAagcaatagaaaaaacacatgcGATTAATACGGTCAAGTTGTCCGCGCGATCAAATTAGCAACATAAAAAAATGGTAAACAGACCCGCCTTAGGTGAGGCGAGAGCTCAGATCTCACCAGGGATCGAGCAGAGGGCGACGAACAGCACGACGACCGGGAGGAGCCGGCGGCCAGGCGAGATGGGCCGCGGCCACCTCATGCTCCAGCCGCGGCGACCGCTGCAGGCTCTCGGCCCCCTAGCGTCGCGTGGCCGCGCAGACGGGTTTCCtcgctcttctcctcctcctcctcctccttcgccgccgtcgtcgtctcgtcgtccacccgatggagagagagaaagagaaaggacTGGTTCCTTCTTGCGCGAACCCGATGCTTGACAAACCAGAGCCACGTGCGAAAGGCGTAACCTAATATTTCCCGTGTTCTCTTCTACGAAAACGTATTTCTTATATCGATTAAACGCAAATACTACTACATGGGCTGATGGGCCGTGTCTCAAGGATAGTATAGCCCAATAACTCTAGACAGCCCAAGAAGGCCCATGTACATaatgggcctagcccatttagGCCCATTTATAATTTGCTAGTTCGCTGCCAGCCACCGATCAGAAGCCCATCAGGGGTCCATTCGCGTCGTGTTGCTCCGTCGGTCGTGTGTCCCCCAAAGGCTCCAAGCTCCGtcgttcctctcctcctccgccgccgccgccgccgaagccgacgAGCAGTAGCCGGTAGGCATGACGAGGCTCGCGGCAGCCGCGCTCCGGAGGGCCACCGCCGCATCTGGGAtcccctcgtcctcctcgcgctCGTCCGTGCTTGCTCCGTTCGCGCCTCGCCTCTTCTCCACCGAGGCGTCCGGAGAAACCCCcgcggcgggcgccgccgcccaggGGTCGCAGGACGAGCCTTTCTTCAAGCCTTCTGACGAAGGTAGGTCTCCCATCCTTGCGGAGccgattgctttttttttccctgtggTGATCTGTAATTAGGGGTTTGAGGTTTAAATGTTTATAATGTCTTTAGCCGCTTAGGATTTGGGGTCAGGAATGTAGATTGATGGATTAGATACAGTAAAATACCTCACTCTGATGTTGCACTAATGAGAAATTACATTCTTTTTATTCCATATTGGTGCGAATATCTCACATGACGAGTGTCAAACGTTTGGAAATGCGAACCACAGCTTCTAAAAGTTGTACTTTTGCACTATCATATTGCAATACGGTTTTTTTTCCCATTATATTAACAAGTGCATATAACCGCAACTTACATTGTCTTGTAACTCTGGAAACTTCATTTTTTACATTTGGCTTTACAGTATCACATCGTATATATCAGAAATAATGTTCTGTGGAAACAGGTGTGGCATATGGAAGGTTCTACAGTGTTATTCCTGGAGGCAGCCGTCTCCCTAAGAGCATGCTCAAAACTGATATTATCCACCACCTTGATAAATCTGAACTGTCACTGGACGATGTGAAGATTGATTATAACAGGGGATATTATCCAGTGGGCGCGTACGGTTCCTTTCCTATTTCCCATCTTTCCTTGTTTTTGTGTCAAATACTACATATATCCATTTATTTATGTACCTTTTTCACTTGATTTTGGACTGAATATGCATAAGCAGTTTATATTGCTGAGTAATATCATAATATTCCTATTATATTCTGTGATGCTAGGAGGTTCCAATCAACTAGAGCAGCTATGTTTTTAGCCTGTTAGAAATTAGGATTGTAATTGAAGTGTCAACATATTTTTTTCGATAATGATAAACATAGGTGCAGTGCACAACGTGGGTAACCAACAGCCACTTTTATTTCAACCAAATGAACTAAATACACAAAACAATAAAAAGTGCATTTTAGTTGATTTGTTGAATTAGAGTGGGTCAACGGGTACCCACAGAGGCACAGAGTAACCCGTGCCCATCCCTACTTTTGAAGTCTTTCTTGAGGCCTTATTTGTATTTGGTAAGCTTCAGTCCAGATTACCCTTTGTCATTGTCTATTCATAAAGTACTAAAGTCTAAAGTGAATGCTCATGTTTTGTTGGCCAGTACACTATGTATCAGGCTGCCAACACATTTCACTTTTTCTTGGGTGCTTGATACGCAGGAAATATAGTTACTTCTTGACTTTTTCGTCATTAGTTCATATTCTCCATTTTGCTAGGCAGGCTTTTTAAAAATGAATAGCTGATCTCTTCCCATAAAAATCTTTCCCTTAATGCTGTTGAAAAATAAATGTATGGAATGCACTCTCATTAACTGCACTGTGATTGTTACAGTGACAAGAGCATAGATTTACCGTTGAACATATGAGTAAGTGATTTTCTTCTGCCCACTTTGCGATGTGACTATTGACCTGAAACTTTTTTTCACTTGATCAGGTTGTTGAGGTTTTCTTCAGTGCCATTATTTAACACAGCAGTCAGGCAAACACGAGAAGGTCGTCAGTACAGGCTTGAGATGGTTAGGCTAAGCTTGTTTTTGTCACTTCTATCATTTGGTTATGGGCTTATGGCAAAACAccaatatatttttatactaTGATGTTACAGATCAGTCGTGAGGAGTTTGATCTGAAGCAGTCTTATGATGGAAAAGCTGTAAGTTGTTGTTTTGCCTTGTCCTCTGGGCAGGCCAGTAAAACTTGAATATATTGTGTTTTGGCAAGCAAGTGTAGTTTTATCTCTGTTCTtcctaactactccctccatcaaaaAATGTAAGACATAGGAGTATTTCTTTTGTCACCAAGACAAAGGAGGAATTAACTCCCCCCCCCTTTTCCCCTCATATAACAAAACCATGGaactatatgcatgcatgcaaccaataagtattTAAGATGGCTGCTTGGGTTCTTATCAACAATTAATTTAGCACAAGGCGA
Coding sequences:
- the LOC9268581 gene encoding pre-mRNA-splicing factor ATP-dependent RNA helicase DEAH1; this encodes MAGSNQEHEAESWPPAIYHQMPAILEYLEDHRVVVVSAAPGSGKSSVLPRCLAESGYGPVLCAQPRHLAAFVAMAKVGEEWDSDIEFTTTRQLLDRFSSPAPVLAGYGAVVIDEAHDRTLGTDVLLGMVKAALATGTTMGGRCKVVVCTAGGPADGMLSAFFGGAPVVSIPRAAHQVEVRYSRGPVLDMAAAVADEVAAIHASQPPGDVLAFLPENADIIGVHARLLGLPVPGLAVRYVHDNLPAELIDIMLINSPVPDGRRRVVLATDVAETAVLVHGITYVVDTGLVSEQPPVRISKEAAAARAAIAGFSGPGRCHRLYQPEEYDDLDEHTIPHIRQDGAAVRFALMVKRHAADGIPGFEIFDPALEPAVLKNVFGQLVNGGYLDKLGNLSDKGEREAYDED
- the LOC4332453 gene encoding uncharacterized protein, giving the protein MTRLAAAALRRATAASGIPSSSSRSSVLAPFAPRLFSTEASGETPAAGAAAQGSQDEPFFKPSDEGVAYGRFYSVIPGGSRLPKSMLKTDIIHHLDKSELSLDDVKIDYNRGYYPVGALLRFSSVPLFNTAVRQTREGRQYRLEMISREEFDLKQSYDGKAILLQGVPRNAVPEDIERFLCGTNVEPPPFESFLRPGVPDPIRVVLVKFRSRTDAANAFITKNRGFCLNNPVSMRVLQ
- the LOC4332452 gene encoding uncharacterized protein gives rise to the protein MRWPRPISPGRRLLPVVVLFVALCSIPGIFSQRLVTLDSIDIFTTHEWFPSKPTVYFLCNGEDKVYLPDVKDANNIYTFKGEESWQPLTELPEKKCKRCGLYEEDTFKHDLYDEWELCSSDFKKGKYTHFKEGQFNATFLCPNCTASAGDSANHDSSSEVETKKSSVTVIIIVSVLSSVLVIIALFGGYKYWLKKKRERDQLRFLKLFEEGDDIEDELGLGNEL